The proteins below come from a single Mauremys reevesii isolate NIE-2019 linkage group 6, ASM1616193v1, whole genome shotgun sequence genomic window:
- the C6H18orf54 gene encoding lung adenoma susceptibility protein 2 isoform X3: MACLFEKDSIYSPESTVSSLLASCSLNSSNSYSNSSIQYKDKVYNSASQALEAYIEDFDQSLMSSEVSTGKICIGQSTPKDKSAKYGSVQKYALEGFNQQGKLNSIASPFMRQTVCDPDLISLTTDDLLAFPSDGSLPFIHRIPSGSGLQSGKWIRKSLKKSAFCPYQTSSFDVEKDFDFQDNGKAVDNRNHYRDIDKEKHNVYKSHKYNSIFSKENAGDCLLQQHSESISVKNYPRWLTSHKSDLNVSGISSIPDFKYPIWLKSHNLLCDSANQSFIQTFNMQDEFSSSQMCESMEKKHIVDKLDCNSFEQNSYLDPAGDREVTGNCRYVRPSADFQPGNVLSRQSKQPFRDDQIELLILKAKRTLESSVENLSSALKNDGSPCTVDILEAERSWENVPVAFKSPVPVYCEEDETTLQSPKANIVNEFLEDCLNNDNQLHLSQGLLPLGLTEVLQFFDQNLGLWMKRQNFYCNLHLTILRNNII, encoded by the exons ATGGCATGCCTGTTTGAAAAAGACAGCATTTACTCGCCTGAATCTACTGTGTCTTCTCTCCTAGCAAGCTGCAGCCTTAATAGTAGTAACTCCTACTCAAACAGCTCAATTCAATACAAAGACAAGGTATACAACTCTGCATCTCAGGCTTTGGAGGCCTATATTGAAGATTTTGACCAAAGTCTTATGTCTTCAGAAGTAAGCACTGGAAAAATCTGCATAGGTCAGAGTACTCCTAAAGATAAGTCAGCAAAGTATGGGTCTGTACAAAAATACG CTTTGGAGGGCTTTAACCAGCAAGGAAAACTCAACTCCATTGCCTCACCTTTTATGAGACAAACTGTTTGTGACCCAGACTTGATTAGTCTCACCACAGATGATCTACTAGCATTTCCATCAGATGGATCACTGCCTTTTATCCATAGGATTCCTTCTGGGTCAGGACTTCAAAGTGGCAAGTGGATTAGGAAGTCACTGAAAAAATCTGCCTTCTGTCCTTATCAAACGTCTTCATTTGATGTTGAAAAAGACTTTGATTTCCAAGACAATGGCAAAGCTGTGGATAATCGAAATCATTACAGAGACATTGACAAAGAGAAACACAATGTGTATAAATCTCACAAATATAATTCtatattttctaaagaaaatgcAGGGGATTGCCTTCTTCAACAACACTCTGAGTCCATCTCTGTCAAGAATTATCCAAGGTGGCTTACTAGCCATAAGTCTGACTTGAATGTGTCAGGGATAAGTAGTATTCCTGATTTCAAGTACCCAATCTGGTTAAAGAGTCATAACCTTTTATGTGATTCAGCTAATCAAAGTTTTATTCAAACATTTAACATGCAAGATGAATTTTCCTCTTCACAAATGTGTGAGAGtatggaaaaaaaacacattgtGGATAAATTAGACTGCAATTCTTTTGAACAAAATAGTTATCTGGATCCAGCAGGTGACCGTGAAGTAACAGGAAATTGCCGATATGTCAGACCAAGTGCAGACTTCCAACCTGGCAATGTTCTCTCAAGACAGTCCAAACAGCCATTCAGAG ATGACCAGATTGAGTTGCTTATCTTGAAGGCAAAGAGAACTCTAGAGTCTTCTGTTGAGAATTTATCAAGTGCTCTGAAAAATGATGGCAGCCCTTGTACAGTAGATATACTGGAAGCAGAAAGATCCTGGGAAAATGTTCCAGTTGCTTT CAAATCTCCAGTGCCTGTATACTGTGAGGAAGATGAGACCACTCTACAATCTCCCAAGGCTAACATTGTTAATGAATTCCTTGAAGACTGTTTAAATAATGACAATCAG